One stretch of Columba livia isolate bColLiv1 breed racing homer chromosome 29, bColLiv1.pat.W.v2, whole genome shotgun sequence DNA includes these proteins:
- the LOC102093236 gene encoding keratin, type II cytoskeletal cochleal isoform X2, giving the protein MSRSVSFSSRSAAVPAISQVRVSTVSSTRGLGGGAGLGRAGGFGSSSLYNLGSSKRISYGGGSSYSVRSGYGYGGFGGVPSPAGIQEVTVNQSLLTPLNLEIDPNIQRVRKEEKEQIKTLNNRFASFIDKVRFLEQQNKMLETKWSLLQDQKTARSNIVPMFEAYISNLRRQLDGLLNDKGRLEGELKNMQDLVEDFKTKYEDEINKRTAAENEFVVLKKDVDAAYMNKVELEAKADALTDEIDFLRSLYEAELQELQAQISDTSVVLSMDNSRNLDLDSIIAEVKAQYEDIANRSRAEAESWYQSKYEALQVTAGKHGDDLRNTKNEISEINRMIQRLQGEIENAKAQRAKLEAAIAEAEERGELALKDARAKLEELEAALQKAKADMARQLREYQELMNVKLALDIEIATYRKLLEGEESRLAGDGVGSVNISVVSSSGGGGYAGPGAFLGGGIGLGAGMGSSALGFSSGGGSKSYTVTTTSSSRRSFRK; this is encoded by the exons ATGTCCCGCTCTGTGAGTTTCAGCTCTCGCTCTGCGGCCGTCCCGGCGATCAGCCAAGTGCGGGTCAGCACCGTCTCCTCCACCCGGGGACTCGGAGGGGGTGCCGGCCTGGGCAGGGCAGGTGGCTtcggcagctccagcctctACAACCTCGGCTCCAGCAAGCGGATCTCCTATGGAGGGGGCAGCTCCTACAGCGTTCGCTCTGGATACGGCTACGGAGGCTTCGGGGGGGTGCCCAGCCCCGCAGGCATTCAGGAGGTGACCGTCAACCAGAGCCTCCTGACCCCCCTGAACCTGGAGATCGACCCCAATATCCAGCGGGTGCgcaaggaggagaaggagcagatCAAGACGCTCAACAACAGATTCGCCTCCTTCATCGACAAG GTCCGGTTCTTggagcaacaaaacaaaatgctggaGACCAAGTGGAGCCTCCTCCAGGACCAGAAGACGGCCCGGAGTAACATCGTGCCCATGTTCGAGGCGTACATCAGCAACCTGCGGCGGCAGCTGGACGGCTTGCTCAACGACAAAGGGCGGCTGGAGGGCGAGCTCAAGAACATGCAGGATCTTGTTGAGGACTTCAAGACCAA ATATGAAGACGAGATCAACAAGCGCACGGCAGCGGAGAATGAGTTTGTGGTGCTCAAGAAG GACGTGGATGCCGCCTACATGAACAAAGTGGAGCTGGAGGCCAAGGCGGATGCGCTGACAGATGAGATTGACTTCCTGAGGTCTCTCTATGAAGCG GAACTTCAGGAGCTGCAGGCCCAGATCTCGGACACCTCGGTGGTGCTGTCCATGGACAACAGCCGCAACCTGGACCTGGACAGCATCATCGCCGAGGTGAAGGCGCAGTACGAGGACATCGCCAACCGCAGCCGCGCCGAGGCCGAGTCCTGGTACCAGAGCAAG TACGAGGCgctgcaggtcactgctgggaAACACGGCGATGACCTGCGCAACACGAAGAACGAGATCTCGGAGATCAACCGCATGatccagaggctgcagggggAGATTGAGAACGCGAAGGCCCAG CGCGCCAAGCTGGAGGCGGCCATCGCCGAGGCCGAGGAGCGCGGGGAGCTGGCGCTCAAGGACGCCAGGGCcaagctggaggagctggaggccGCGCTGCAGAAGGCCAAGGCCGACATGGCCCGGCAGCTGCGCGAGTACCAGGAGCTCATGAACGTCAAGCTGGCCCTGGACATCGAGATCGCGACCTACAGGAAGCTGCTGGAGGGCGAGGAGAGCAG GTTGGCTGGTGATGGAGTTGGCAGCGTCAACATCT CCGTGGTCAGCTCCAGCGGCGGAGGGGGCTACGCTGGCCCCGGCGCGTTCCTGGGAGGAGGAATCGGCCTGGGAGCCGGCATGGGCAGCAGCGCGCTCGGCTTCTCCTCGGGGGGCGGCTCCAAATCCTACACCGTCACCACCACCTCGTCCAGCCGGAGGAGCTTCCGGAAGTGA
- the LOC102093236 gene encoding keratin, type II cytoskeletal cochleal isoform X3, with the protein MWAATRGLLPLPCRKLSGDQPGGAGSTARGRREPVDLSCSAATAAQSFRRGRAGDPENTLGAAMSRSVSFSSRSAAVPAISQVRVSTVSSTRGLGGGAGLGRAGGFGSSSLYNLGSSKRISYGGGSSYSVRSGYGYGGFGGVPSPAGIQEVTVNQSLLTPLNLEIDPNIQRVRKEEKEQIKTLNNRFASFIDKVRFLEQQNKMLETKWSLLQDQKTARSNIVPMFEAYISNLRRQLDGLLNDKGRLEGELKNMQDLVEDFKTKYEDEINKRTAAENEFVVLKKDVDAAYMNKVELEAKADALTDEIDFLRSLYEAELQELQAQISDTSVVLSMDNSRNLDLDSIIAEVKAQYEDIANRSRAEAESWYQSKYEALQVTAGKHGDDLRNTKNEISEINRMIQRLQGEIENAKAQRAKLEAAIAEAEERGELALKDARAKLEELEAALQKAKADMARQLREYQELMNVKLALDIEIATYRKLLEGEESRLAGDGVGSVNISVVSSSGGGGYAGPGAFLGGGIGLGAGMGSSALGFSSGGGSKSYTVTTTSSSRRSFRK; encoded by the exons cacagctgcccAGAGCTTTCGAAGGGGAAGGGCGGGGGATCCCGAGAACACCCTTGGAGCTGCCATGTCCCGCTCTGTGAGTTTCAGCTCTCGCTCTGCGGCCGTCCCGGCGATCAGCCAAGTGCGGGTCAGCACCGTCTCCTCCACCCGGGGACTCGGAGGGGGTGCCGGCCTGGGCAGGGCAGGTGGCTtcggcagctccagcctctACAACCTCGGCTCCAGCAAGCGGATCTCCTATGGAGGGGGCAGCTCCTACAGCGTTCGCTCTGGATACGGCTACGGAGGCTTCGGGGGGGTGCCCAGCCCCGCAGGCATTCAGGAGGTGACCGTCAACCAGAGCCTCCTGACCCCCCTGAACCTGGAGATCGACCCCAATATCCAGCGGGTGCgcaaggaggagaaggagcagatCAAGACGCTCAACAACAGATTCGCCTCCTTCATCGACAAG GTCCGGTTCTTggagcaacaaaacaaaatgctggaGACCAAGTGGAGCCTCCTCCAGGACCAGAAGACGGCCCGGAGTAACATCGTGCCCATGTTCGAGGCGTACATCAGCAACCTGCGGCGGCAGCTGGACGGCTTGCTCAACGACAAAGGGCGGCTGGAGGGCGAGCTCAAGAACATGCAGGATCTTGTTGAGGACTTCAAGACCAA ATATGAAGACGAGATCAACAAGCGCACGGCAGCGGAGAATGAGTTTGTGGTGCTCAAGAAG GACGTGGATGCCGCCTACATGAACAAAGTGGAGCTGGAGGCCAAGGCGGATGCGCTGACAGATGAGATTGACTTCCTGAGGTCTCTCTATGAAGCG GAACTTCAGGAGCTGCAGGCCCAGATCTCGGACACCTCGGTGGTGCTGTCCATGGACAACAGCCGCAACCTGGACCTGGACAGCATCATCGCCGAGGTGAAGGCGCAGTACGAGGACATCGCCAACCGCAGCCGCGCCGAGGCCGAGTCCTGGTACCAGAGCAAG TACGAGGCgctgcaggtcactgctgggaAACACGGCGATGACCTGCGCAACACGAAGAACGAGATCTCGGAGATCAACCGCATGatccagaggctgcagggggAGATTGAGAACGCGAAGGCCCAG CGCGCCAAGCTGGAGGCGGCCATCGCCGAGGCCGAGGAGCGCGGGGAGCTGGCGCTCAAGGACGCCAGGGCcaagctggaggagctggaggccGCGCTGCAGAAGGCCAAGGCCGACATGGCCCGGCAGCTGCGCGAGTACCAGGAGCTCATGAACGTCAAGCTGGCCCTGGACATCGAGATCGCGACCTACAGGAAGCTGCTGGAGGGCGAGGAGAGCAG GTTGGCTGGTGATGGAGTTGGCAGCGTCAACATCT CCGTGGTCAGCTCCAGCGGCGGAGGGGGCTACGCTGGCCCCGGCGCGTTCCTGGGAGGAGGAATCGGCCTGGGAGCCGGCATGGGCAGCAGCGCGCTCGGCTTCTCCTCGGGGGGCGGCTCCAAATCCTACACCGTCACCACCACCTCGTCCAGCCGGAGGAGCTTCCGGAAGTGA
- the LOC102093236 gene encoding keratin, type II cytoskeletal cochleal isoform X1, translating to MGVGAVLLRALPGSPEQPLPRVPGNGGRCCPAQNSAREPRTAPAPCPWKWGSVLSCSELCPRAQNSPCPVSLEMGVGAVLLRALPGSPEQPLPRVPGNGDRCCPAQSSAREPRTAPAPCPWKWGRCCPAQSSAREPRTAPAPCPSAARAAEAKGAANKADLSGDTGPGVSCPSAGPSLRHRSIQQVEGGWEGSQAHPALQAVKRSLFALGPSPAFLTDKRRSRQGSSLTSLLSSTAAQSFRRGRAGDPENTLGAAMSRSVSFSSRSAAVPAISQVRVSTVSSTRGLGGGAGLGRAGGFGSSSLYNLGSSKRISYGGGSSYSVRSGYGYGGFGGVPSPAGIQEVTVNQSLLTPLNLEIDPNIQRVRKEEKEQIKTLNNRFASFIDKVRFLEQQNKMLETKWSLLQDQKTARSNIVPMFEAYISNLRRQLDGLLNDKGRLEGELKNMQDLVEDFKTKYEDEINKRTAAENEFVVLKKDVDAAYMNKVELEAKADALTDEIDFLRSLYEAELQELQAQISDTSVVLSMDNSRNLDLDSIIAEVKAQYEDIANRSRAEAESWYQSKYEALQVTAGKHGDDLRNTKNEISEINRMIQRLQGEIENAKAQRAKLEAAIAEAEERGELALKDARAKLEELEAALQKAKADMARQLREYQELMNVKLALDIEIATYRKLLEGEESRLAGDGVGSVNISVVSSSGGGGYAGPGAFLGGGIGLGAGMGSSALGFSSGGGSKSYTVTTTSSSRRSFRK from the exons ATGGGGGTCGGTGCTGTCCTGCTCAGAGCTCTGCCCGGGAGCCCAGAACAGcccctgccccgtgtccctggAAATGGGGGTCGGTGCTGTCCTGCTCAGAACTCTGCCCGGGAGCCCAGAACAgcccctgccccatgtccctggaaATGGGGGTCGGTGCTGTCCTGCTCAGAGCTCTGCCCAAGAGCCCAGAACAGcccctgccccgtgtccctggAAATGGGGGTCGGTGCTGTCCTGCTCAGAGCTCTGCCCGGGAGCCCAGAACAGcccctgccccgtgtccctggAAATGGGGATCGGTGCTGTCCTGCTCAGAGCTCTGCCCGGGAGCCCAGAACAGcccctgccccgtgtccctggAAATGGGGTCGGTGCTGTCCTGCTCAGAGCTCTGCCCGGGAGCCCAGAACAGcccctgccccgtgtccctcGGCCGCACGCGCGGCAGAGGCGAAGGGAGCAGCGAACAAAGCAGATCTGagtggggacacggggccaGGTGTGTCCTGTCCCTCCGCTGGCCCTTCCCTGCGCCACCGCTCCAttcagcaggttgagggagggtgggaaggcagCCAGgcacacccagctctccaggcaGTAAAACGATCCCTCTTTGCCCTCGGGCCAAGCCCAGCTTTTCTAACGGATAAAAGGAGAAGCAGGCAGGGGAGCTCACTCACTTCCCTGctctccagcacagctgcccAGAGCTTTCGAAGGGGAAGGGCGGGGGATCCCGAGAACACCCTTGGAGCTGCCATGTCCCGCTCTGTGAGTTTCAGCTCTCGCTCTGCGGCCGTCCCGGCGATCAGCCAAGTGCGGGTCAGCACCGTCTCCTCCACCCGGGGACTCGGAGGGGGTGCCGGCCTGGGCAGGGCAGGTGGCTtcggcagctccagcctctACAACCTCGGCTCCAGCAAGCGGATCTCCTATGGAGGGGGCAGCTCCTACAGCGTTCGCTCTGGATACGGCTACGGAGGCTTCGGGGGGGTGCCCAGCCCCGCAGGCATTCAGGAGGTGACCGTCAACCAGAGCCTCCTGACCCCCCTGAACCTGGAGATCGACCCCAATATCCAGCGGGTGCgcaaggaggagaaggagcagatCAAGACGCTCAACAACAGATTCGCCTCCTTCATCGACAAG GTCCGGTTCTTggagcaacaaaacaaaatgctggaGACCAAGTGGAGCCTCCTCCAGGACCAGAAGACGGCCCGGAGTAACATCGTGCCCATGTTCGAGGCGTACATCAGCAACCTGCGGCGGCAGCTGGACGGCTTGCTCAACGACAAAGGGCGGCTGGAGGGCGAGCTCAAGAACATGCAGGATCTTGTTGAGGACTTCAAGACCAA ATATGAAGACGAGATCAACAAGCGCACGGCAGCGGAGAATGAGTTTGTGGTGCTCAAGAAG GACGTGGATGCCGCCTACATGAACAAAGTGGAGCTGGAGGCCAAGGCGGATGCGCTGACAGATGAGATTGACTTCCTGAGGTCTCTCTATGAAGCG GAACTTCAGGAGCTGCAGGCCCAGATCTCGGACACCTCGGTGGTGCTGTCCATGGACAACAGCCGCAACCTGGACCTGGACAGCATCATCGCCGAGGTGAAGGCGCAGTACGAGGACATCGCCAACCGCAGCCGCGCCGAGGCCGAGTCCTGGTACCAGAGCAAG TACGAGGCgctgcaggtcactgctgggaAACACGGCGATGACCTGCGCAACACGAAGAACGAGATCTCGGAGATCAACCGCATGatccagaggctgcagggggAGATTGAGAACGCGAAGGCCCAG CGCGCCAAGCTGGAGGCGGCCATCGCCGAGGCCGAGGAGCGCGGGGAGCTGGCGCTCAAGGACGCCAGGGCcaagctggaggagctggaggccGCGCTGCAGAAGGCCAAGGCCGACATGGCCCGGCAGCTGCGCGAGTACCAGGAGCTCATGAACGTCAAGCTGGCCCTGGACATCGAGATCGCGACCTACAGGAAGCTGCTGGAGGGCGAGGAGAGCAG GTTGGCTGGTGATGGAGTTGGCAGCGTCAACATCT CCGTGGTCAGCTCCAGCGGCGGAGGGGGCTACGCTGGCCCCGGCGCGTTCCTGGGAGGAGGAATCGGCCTGGGAGCCGGCATGGGCAGCAGCGCGCTCGGCTTCTCCTCGGGGGGCGGCTCCAAATCCTACACCGTCACCACCACCTCGTCCAGCCGGAGGAGCTTCCGGAAGTGA
- the LOC102093054 gene encoding keratin, type II cytoskeletal 8-like: protein MSRCSCSGGSGRAGRSFGSSSVALPRNRRSSSAASCHRGAAVGNRGPGCSSSGSLDGCRPAGAAGRRPPPRRGYGVGAAGAGFGCRSAGFGCRAGGASRPRTITPVTINEQLLQPLCLQLDANVHAVKHQETEQIKTLNNKFASFIDKVRLLEQQNKVLETKWSFLQAQKRPGRSAVPALQAFIAHLKEQLEALGCDRARLETDLKAAQQQLENNRKMYKDERSRRPRTDSQFVALKKDAGCFFLNKAELEAKLESLKEEVGFLRTFYEEETRQLRANVSEPSVVLQMDNSRDLDLGSVAADVRAQYEDIARRSRAEAQAWHESKFEELRVTAGRNAASLQETKTKIAELTRSIQTLSRGLCGAKDQRRRLEDALADAEQRGGAAVQDAKRKLSELQTALQRSRAELARQLRDCQQLSSARLGLDIEIVTYKKLLEGEESRLCAEGGCPASIPVCRSQRGLTLPEPGFASALMSLNGPPCRSSAGGTARSRGDGAGGRSTASELGKAPSASKAARSTA, encoded by the exons ATGTCCCGCTGCTCCTGCAGCGGCGGCTCCGGCCGCGCCGGCAGGAGTTTCGGCTCTTCCTCTGTAGCTCTTCCCCGGAACCGCCGCAGTTCCAGCGCTGCCTCGTGTCACCGCGGTGCTGCCGTAGGGAACCGCGGTCCGGGCTGCTCCAGCAGCGGGAGCCTGGACGGCTGCAGGCCCGCGGGAGCTGCTGGACGGCGCCCTCCTCCGAGGCGCGGATACGGCGTCGGCGCAGCCGGCGCGGGGTTCGGCTGCAGGAGCGCTGGCtttggctgcagggctgggggggcatCCAGGCCACGCACCATCACGCCCGTCACCATCAAcgagcagctgctccagccgcTCTGCCTGCAACTCGATGCCAACGTACACGCGGTGAAGCACCAAGAGACGGAGCAGATCAAGACCCTCAACAACAAGTTTGCTTCCTTCATCGACAAG GTTCGGCTCCTGGAGCAGCAGAACAAGGTCCTGGAGACCAAGTGGAGCTTCCTGCAGGCTCAGAAGCGCCCCGGGCGCAGCGCCGTGCCCGCGCTCCAGGCCTTCATCGCGCACCTGAAGGAGCAGCTGGAAGCGCTGGGCTGCGACAGAGCCCGGTTGGAGACAGACctgaaagcagcacagcagcagctggaaaacaacaggaaaat GTACAAGGACGAACGCAGCCGGCGGCCGCGCACCGACAGCCAGTTTGTTGCCCTGAAGAAG GACGCgggctgttttttcttaaacaaagcGGAGCTGGAGGCCAAGCTGGAAAGCCTGAAAGAAGAGGTTGGGTTCCTGCGAACGTTCTATGAGGAG GAAACCCGGCAGCTGCGGGCGAACGTCTCGGAGCCTTCGGTGGTGCTGCAGATGGACAACAGTCGAGATCTGGACCTGGGCAGCGTTGCTGCGGACGTCAGGGCTCAGTACGAGGACATTGCCCGCAGGAGCCGGGCGGAAGCGCAGGCCTGGCACGAAAGCAAG TTTGAGGAGCTGCGAGTGACCGCGGGCAGAAACGCCGCCAGCCTGCAGGAGACAAAAACCAAGATAGCTGAGCTGACACGGAGCATCCAGACACTGAGCAGAGGCCTCTGTGGAGCCAAGGACCAG CGCCGCAGGCTGGAGGACGCCCTGGCCGACGCCGAGCAGCGCGGGGGAGCGGCCGTCCAGGACGCGAAGCGCAAGCTCTCCGAGCTGCAGACGGCGCTGCAGCgcagcagggcagagctggcccGGCAGCTGCGCGActgccagcagctcagcagcgcCAGGCTGGGCCTGGACATCGAGATCGTcacctacaagaagctgctggaggGCGAGGAGAGCAG GCTCTGTGCGGAAGGCGGCTGCCCCGCCAGCATCC CCGTTTGCCGCTCGCAGCGGGGTCTCACCCTCCCAGAGCCCGGCTTTGCGAGCGCCCTCATGTCCCTGAACGGACCCCCATGCCGGAGCAGCGCGGGGGGCACGGCGCGGAGCCGCGGGGACGGGGCGGGCGGCAGGAGCACCGCGAGCGAGCTCGGGAAGGCGCCGTCCGCGAGCAAGGCGGCCAGGAGCACCGCGTGA